The window GCTCGCGGATGGTGGGATCGGTCATCGATGGCGAGGACATCGTCCAGGAGGCTTTGGCCAAAGCTTTCGTGGCGATCAGGAATGGCGACATGCCCGAAAAGACCGAGCCCTGGCTGTTTCGCATAGCGCACAATTCAGCACTTGATTTCCTGCGCAAGCGAGCCCGTTCCCGGATGAGCGAAAGCGAGGTCGAGATCGATACGATCGCCGACGAAGATTCCCCAATCGATGCGCGTATCGCCGCCCAGGCGAGCCTTGCCGAGCTGATGCAATTGCCGCCGGCGCAAAGATGCACCGTCGTGCTGAAGGACGTGCTCGGCCACAGCCTCGAGGAGATCGGCGATATCCTCGAAACCACCGAAACGGCGATCAAGGGAGCGCTGCAGCGTGGCCGCGAGAGCCTGCGCAGGCTGGCGGCCGCGCCGCGGACGTCATCGCCGCGCCCGGCCCTCAACCGAGAGGATATGCGGCGCCTCGGCGACTATGTCGCGGCTTTCAATGCCCGGGATTTCGACGCCTTGCGCGGCCTGCTTGCCGACGACGTGAAGCTGGAACTGGTCAATCGGCTTCGCGCCGAAGGCAAGGAATATGTCGGCAAATATTTTGGCCGCTATTCCGACGAGACGCACTGGCACTTCACCACCGGCCTCGTCGAAGGCCGGCCGGCCATCCTGGTCACCAGTCCGGATCGTCCCGACGGACCGCCGCGCTACTTCATCCTTATCGATTGGGAGAATGGCCGGATCGCCGGAATCCGCGATTTCCTTTTCGCGGACTACGTCATGGATGGCGTCGACTATACCGCGCAGCCGCCGTCTCGGTGAAAAAGCGCAACGCAAACGTTCCCGGCGGCCGAGTGTCGGCTTCGCGTCGCGCCGGCGAATTCGCGATCAGCGTTACCGTCTCGCGGCCGATCCGGGCAATCTCGCTGGCACGGTCGATGCCGCCGATCATGAATTCCTCGATGCCGAGCGCTGCGTAGGGCAACAGCGAGAGCGCAAGCCGCGCCGGCGGCCCCGCGATCTCGACTGCCCTGTGGTCGTCGGCGCCCGACCAGCCCTCTGAGCGAATGCGCACCGGCAGCGCGAAGCGCAATTTGCCGGCGCGGCCGTGCTCGGCGGCGGCGCTGCGCACCCGCTGAATCAGCTGCCGAATCTCGGCGGGCGACCCGGCCGCCAGTTCGAAGACATCGGCGTGTTTCCCGGCCACTGCCAGCGCGGTGCCGGACTGCCCGCCAAGACGGATCATCAGGTCGGCGCCATGCGGACCCTTGCGCGGCACATAGCCGCCTCTGACGCTGTAAAAGGCGCCTTCATGGTCGAAAGGCTCCTCGTTCGACCACAGGCGTTTCAACAGCACCAGATATTCGTCGATACGTTGCCAGACCACACCGTGGCCGGCCGGACGCGCTTCGGCGTCCTCGTCTTCCAGCGGCTCGCTCAGCATCCTCAGCGACAGCCGGCCGCCGCTTCTTTGATCGAGCGCCGCCAATTGCCTGGCCGCCACCGTCGGCTCGATCACCCCGGCCCAGTGCGTCAGCACGACTTCGAGCGAGCCGGTGCGGTCGAGGGTCTGGGCGGCGATGTCCATATTGGTGAGCAGGCCGGCCGCATCGTCGACGATGAGCTTGCGGAAGCCGGCGTCCTCGATCAGCGACAGCTTGGTCGCGGTCTCGGCGAAATCGTAGAAGAAGCTGCCATCGGCAGACTTGCCGGGTACATGCGTGAACTCGATCGACATTGCCATCTCCTCCATCACGTTGGGACCCCGCCCGTGTTGATGACATCGACGCGCGACGGCGCCCTGGCACTGCGCCAGTTTTTTCCACTCCGTTACTCAACTCAGATTGTTTTGATTGCGGGACCGCGGTCCCTGTGCGGTCAGGGGATGAGCCCCAGCACCACCGCGCCGGTGAATACGAATGCAAGCGCGAAGACGAGATAGGCGAAGGTGCCGCCATAAGCCGGCCTCCAGCTCTGGTCGGCGGTCTGGCCTTTTCGCTGGGCGTTCTGCATGTAGGACATGGTCGAGCCTCCGTCTCAGCCATTAATCTATAAAGTTAGTAGACTTTGTCGATTGCTATTTTTACGGGATCCGTGGAATGAGCTTCTCAAAGCGGGCGGGAAAGTGGTTTTTCATTCTCAATTGGCCTGAGGATTCCGACCTGTGCGGGGACGATGCCAGCCTGAATTTGCTTGAAAACTACCCGCGCCCTTCCCCTCTCCCGTCGATCGGGGGAGAGGTGTCGAGCGCAGCTCGACGGAGTGGGGGTCGACGCTTGGCGCGGCGCAGGAAAATTCTTGCGCCTGAGCTCCTTTTCAATATCCGTTGGCGGCGGTTGCCAGGTGGTTCCCTCACTCCGTCGCTGCTTCGCAGCGCCACCTCTCCCCCTCCGGAGGAAGAGGAAAGGACACCTACTCGCCTACCGCTCCTCCCTGCGAAAGGGCTTCAGCAGCGCCGAGGGCGCCACGGCATTGCGCGACATGAAGGCCATAGCGACGATGGTGAGGATGAAGGGCAGCATCAGGAAGGCTTCGTAAGGGATGTGCCCGAGTCCGCTGGCCTGCATCCTGAGCTGTAGCGCGTCGACGAAGGCGAAGAGCAGCGCCGCGCCCGCCGAGCGCCACGGGTCCCAGCGGCCGAACACGACCAGGGCGATCGCCACCCAGCCGCGCCCGGATACGACGCCGAAGGTGAAGGCGTTGAACTGCGCCATGGTCAGGAACGCGCCGGCGAGTCCCATCAGCGCGCCGCCGAGGATCACCGCCTGGAAGCGCGTCGCGATCACGCTCACACCTGCCGAATCGGCGGCGCGCGGGTTCTCGCCGACCATGCGCACCGACAGGCCCCAGGGCGTGCGGTAGAGCACGAAGGCGGCCACGGGGATGGCCAGGATCGCCATGTAGACAAGCGAGAACTGGTTGAACATCGCCGGGCCGAGGATCGGAATGTCCGACAGCAGCGGGATCGGCAGCGTCTGAAACCCCTTGATGCTGGGCGGCACCGATTGCTGGCCGAAGATCAGCCGGTAGAGGAAACAGGCAAGGCCGGATGAGAACAGCGTCACGCCGATGCCGCAGACATGCTGGCTCAGACCCAGCGCCACCGTGAACAGCGCGTGCAGCGCGCCCATCAGCATACCGGTCAGCACGGCCACCAGCACGCCGAGCCACAGGCTGCCGCTCAGGCTGGCGGCGGTAAAGCCGGCCATTGCCGACAACAGCATGATGCCTTCGATGCCGAGATTGAGCACGCCTGCACGCTCGGAAAACATTTCGCCGAGCGTGGCGAAGGCCAGAGGCGTGGCGATGCGGATGATGGCGGCAAGGAAGCCGACCTGGAAAATCTGCTCCAACACCGCGCTCATGCGGACGCTCCAACGCGGCGGATGCGGTAGGCGGTGAACAGCAGCGCCACCAGCATGGCAAGCAGCGCCGTGCCCTGGATGACGTCGCTGAGGAAAGCCGGCACGCCGGTCGCGCGCGACATCGCCTCGGCGCCGGTCATGACCGCGGCAAGGAAGATCGCCGCCGGCACGACACCGAGCGGGTTGAGCCTTGCCAGCATGGCGACGACGATGCCGGAATAGCCATAGCCCGGCGAGATGTCGCTCATCACCTGGAAATGCACGCCGCCCACCTCGCCGACGCCGGCCAGCCCCGCCAGCGCGCCGGAGAGCAGCGCGGTGGAAAGCAGCACGCGCTGGGCATTGATGCCGCCATAACGCGCCGCTTCCGGATTCTCGCCGGTGACGCGAATGCGGAAGCCGAGCGTGGTGCGCGCGATCAGGAACCAGCAAAGCGGTGCGGCGATCAGCGCCACGACGACGCCGAGATGCAGCCGCGTGCCTTCGATCAGCACCGGGAAATTGGCCGAATCCTCGATCGGCGGCGAGATCGGGTAGCCGCTGAAGCTATCCTTCCACGGCCCCTCGATCAGCGCCATCAGCGCGTAGTAGATGACCGAGTTGAGCAACAGCGAACTCACCACGTCGTCGACCTTGAATTTGACCCGCAGCGTCGCCGGCACCAGCGCGACCAGGGCACCAGCCGCCGCTCCCACGATCGCCATCAACAGCATGGCGAGGGTGCCCGGCATCGGGATCGCGCCGACGGCGCAGCTCGCCACCGCGCCGGCCAGCAATTGGCCCTCGGCGCCGATGTTCCAGAACTTTGCCCGAAAGGCGACCGCCACTGCGAGGCCGGTGAAGATCATCGGCGCCGCGCGCACCAGCGTTTCGGTGATGGCGTAGCTGTCGCCGAGCGAGGCCGACAGCATGACGCCATAGGCCTCGATGACGCCGGCCCCGGCCACCGCGATCAGACCGCTGCAGAGCACCAGCGCCGCTGCGATCGCCAGCAGCGGCAAAGCGAAATTGAACCAGACAGGCGTTGAGCTGCGGGCTTCGAGACGAAACATCAGGCGTGCCCCTCCGCGCCGGTCATCAGGAGTCCGAGCTTTCCAACCGTGGCGTCCGCGCTGGCCAGCGTGCCGGCGATGCGTCCCTCATACATCACCGCGATGCGGTCGCAGAGCATCAGCAATTCCTCGAGGTCCTCGCCGATGACGATGATGCCGCAGCCCCTGGCGCGCATGGCGAGGAATTTTTCGTGGATGAAACGGGCAGCACCGATGTCGAGGCCGCGCGTCGGCTGCGAGACGATCAGCACTTTCGGATCGAAGGCGAGCTCGCGCGCCAAAAGCGCCTTCTGCAGATTGCCGCCGGAAAGCGCGCCGGCGCGCGTCATCGGTCCGGGACAGCGTATGTCATAGGCCTTGATCTGTTCCTCGGCGAAGGCGCGGATCGCCGCTGGATTGAGCAGTCCCTTGCGGCTGAAGGCTTCGGTGCCGATGCGCGGCAGCACCATGGAATCGGCCAGCGGCAGGTTGGTCACCAGCCCGGTCGTCATCCGGTCCTCCGGAATGCGGCCGAGCCCCAGCGCCTGCAGCTCGCGCGGCGAGAACTGCACAACCATTTTGCCGGCTATCGTCATCGAGCCGGCCCCGGGCGACAGCATGCCGGAAATCACGTCGGCCAGCGCCCGCTGGCCGTTGCCGGAGACACCCGCGATGCCGAGGACCTCGCCCGCGCGGACGAACAGCGAGATCTCGCGCAGCGGCGTGCCGGCATGGCCGGAGGTAGAGATACCATCCAGCGTCAGCACGGAACCGCCGGGCGTCGAAGCTTCTTTGGTCGGCGGCACGATCTCGTGGCCGCACATCAGCCTGGCCATCTCGGCCGAAGTGGTGCTGGCAGGATGATTGACGCGGCCGGCGACCTTGCCGTGCCTGAGCACCACGCAGCGATGTGTGAGCGCCCTCACTTCGTTCAGCTTGTGCGAGATGAAGATGATGCCGAGCCCTTGGCCCGCCATCGAGCGCAGGGCGGCGAATAGGCCGTCGACCTCCGACGGCGCCAGCACCGCGGTCGGCTCGTCGAGGATCAAAAGCCTTGCGCCGCGAAACAGCGCCTTGACGATTTCGAGCCGCTGCTGCTCACCGACCGACAGCGCCGAAACCGGCAGGTCCGGATCGAGACTCAAGCCATGCTGGCGGCCGATCTCCTTCAGCCGCGCCAGCCCACCGGCGCGGTCGATGCGGCCGGATTTTCCTGGAATGCCTATCAATAGGTTCTCCAGCACGGTGAGCCGCGGCGCCAGATGAAAATGCTGGTGCACCATGCCGATGCCGGCGGCTAAGGCGTCGGCAGAATTGCGGATGGCAACCGGCCTGCCCTCGACCAGGATTTCGCCGGCGTCCGGCGCATAGGCGCCGAACAGCACGTTCATCAGCGTCGTCTTGCCGGCGCCGTTCTCGCCCAGCAACCCGAGGATTTCGCCCGGTGCGACGCTCAGGTCCACGGCCTCGTTCGCCTTGACGGCGCCGAAGCTCTTGGTGATGCCGCGCATTTCGATAAGGGGGGCGGACAAGGGTGCTCCTGACTTACGATCCGGCGAACCGCGGAGGTCGGCGCGAGGCCCCCCTCTCTGTCCTGCCGGACATCTCCCCCTCAAGGGGGGAGATTGGCAGCTCCGTCGACGGCGCTCGATCTTTTCAACGTTGAAAGTTGGCGAAGGCCGCCGAGATATCTGATCTCCCCCCTTGAGGGGGAGATGTCCGGCAGGACAGAGAGGGGGGCCTCGCGCCACCCCTCACAACCAGGTATTAATCCGAAACCGGCGTGTTCTCATCCACATCGACGCGGAAATTGCCTTCCAGGATCTCCGCCTTCTTCTTCTCGACCAGCTCCTTGACCTCGGCCGGCAACGTCTTGTCGAATTTGTGGAAGGGTGCGAGATAGGAGCCGCCCTTGGCCATGCGCGAGAAATCGCCATAGTCCTGCGCGGTGAAGACGCCGGCCTTGACCAGCTTGATCGCCTGCTCGACCGTCGGAAACATGTCCCAGACCGGGCCGGTGATGACCGTGTCGGGACCGAGGCTCGACTGGTCGGACATGTTTGAGATGGCGTAGACCTTCTTTTCCACCGCCGCCTCGATGACGCCGAAGCGCTCGGCATAGATGACGTCGACGCCGGCATCGATCTGTGCCACCGCGGCTTCCTTGGCCTTCGGCGGATCGAAGAAGGAGCCGATGAAGGCGACCTTCTTCTTGACGTTCGGGTTGACCTCCTTGGCGCCGGCAAAAAAGGCGTTGACCAGCCGGTTCACCTCCGGAATGCCCATTGCCGCGACCGCGCCGACCGTGCCCGACTTCGACATTTTTCCCGCAATCATGCCCGACAGATAGGCCGGCTCATGGATCCAGTTGTCGAAGACGCCGAAATTGGGTTCGGCCGGTCCGGCGCCGGAGCCGAACAGCCAAGCGGTCTTGGGGAATTGCTTGGCGGTCTTTCGCGATTCACGCTCGGCGGCGAAGGCATCGCCCAGCACCAGCTGGTAACCGCCCTGCGCATATTCGCGCATGACGCGGCTGAAGTCGGCGGTCTGCACCTTTTCCGACCATTTGTATTCGATTCCTAGTTCCTTCTCGGCCTTCTGCAGGGCGACATGGATCTGGTTGTCCCACGGCTCCTCGATCGGCGTGGCGAAGATCGCCGCCACCTTCAGTTTTTTGTTCGCGGCGAAGGCGGCATTCGGCAGCACCGCCGCCGCGAACCCCAGCGCGCCAAGCTCCAGCACGTTGCGTCGGGACAGGCCAGCGTATTGGGTTTTACTATGATCGTTTTTCATTTGAAGTTCCCCTCTGTTCGACGGCCGTGTCGAGCCGGCCGTTCGAAAAATGTCAGACCGCGGGACTATGGAACGGCGTCCGACTTTTGTCCACATGGTCAAATTTGGCTTTGCCGCTTCCGCTTTCGTCATCCACGGGCGAAGCAAGGAGCGTAGCGACGCGGCGCAGACCCGAGGATCCATGCCGTGACGTTGGAGCGCTGCAACGGTGCAGAACGGGCACTGCTGCGCCAGGGCTTGTTCTGGGCCGCCGCATTCTTCGTTTGATGGAACGGCATGGATTCCAGGGTCTACGCTTCGCTTCGCCCTGGAATGACGAAATTACTGGGCACCGCCCGCCTCCTCCCACGACCCAGACTCCGCAAAGCGCCTCAGCGCCGGCGCCGGCTCGAAGATCGGCCGGCCAGTTTGCCCATGCCAATACTCAAGTCGCTCGACAATCTTCCCGGCCCCCTCAAGTCCGGCCCAGAACATCGGCCCGCCCTTGCCGATCGGAAAGCCGTAGCCATTGACCCAGACGACATCAATGTCGGCCGCGCGCGCCACGATGCCTTCCTCGAGGATTTTCGCGCCCTCGTTGACTAATGGGTAAAGCGTGCGCTCGATGATTTCGCCCGCGCCGATCGCGCGCCGCGCGACGCCATGCTCGGCCGCCTTGGCGCGGATCAGCGCCTCGACTTCCAGATCAGGCA is drawn from Mesorhizobium sp. B1-1-8 and contains these coding sequences:
- a CDS encoding LLM class flavin-dependent oxidoreductase; protein product: MSIEFTHVPGKSADGSFFYDFAETATKLSLIEDAGFRKLIVDDAAGLLTNMDIAAQTLDRTGSLEVVLTHWAGVIEPTVAARQLAALDQRSGGRLSLRMLSEPLEDEDAEARPAGHGVVWQRIDEYLVLLKRLWSNEEPFDHEGAFYSVRGGYVPRKGPHGADLMIRLGGQSGTALAVAGKHADVFELAAGSPAEIRQLIQRVRSAAAEHGRAGKLRFALPVRIRSEGWSGADDHRAVEIAGPPARLALSLLPYAALGIEEFMIGGIDRASEIARIGRETVTLIANSPARREADTRPPGTFALRFFTETAAARYSRRHP
- a CDS encoding BMP family protein, with protein sequence MKNDHSKTQYAGLSRRNVLELGALGFAAAVLPNAAFAANKKLKVAAIFATPIEEPWDNQIHVALQKAEKELGIEYKWSEKVQTADFSRVMREYAQGGYQLVLGDAFAAERESRKTAKQFPKTAWLFGSGAGPAEPNFGVFDNWIHEPAYLSGMIAGKMSKSGTVGAVAAMGIPEVNRLVNAFFAGAKEVNPNVKKKVAFIGSFFDPPKAKEAAVAQIDAGVDVIYAERFGVIEAAVEKKVYAISNMSDQSSLGPDTVITGPVWDMFPTVEQAIKLVKAGVFTAQDYGDFSRMAKGGSYLAPFHKFDKTLPAEVKELVEKKKAEILEGNFRVDVDENTPVSD
- a CDS encoding sigma-70 family RNA polymerase sigma factor translates to MTDSHDHPVATTEARLRAFEREAAGLRARLHRYCSRMVGSVIDGEDIVQEALAKAFVAIRNGDMPEKTEPWLFRIAHNSALDFLRKRARSRMSESEVEIDTIADEDSPIDARIAAQASLAELMQLPPAQRCTVVLKDVLGHSLEEIGDILETTETAIKGALQRGRESLRRLAAAPRTSSPRPALNREDMRRLGDYVAAFNARDFDALRGLLADDVKLELVNRLRAEGKEYVGKYFGRYSDETHWHFTTGLVEGRPAILVTSPDRPDGPPRYFILIDWENGRIAGIRDFLFADYVMDGVDYTAQPPSR
- a CDS encoding ABC transporter permease, whose protein sequence is MSAVLEQIFQVGFLAAIIRIATPLAFATLGEMFSERAGVLNLGIEGIMLLSAMAGFTAASLSGSLWLGVLVAVLTGMLMGALHALFTVALGLSQHVCGIGVTLFSSGLACFLYRLIFGQQSVPPSIKGFQTLPIPLLSDIPILGPAMFNQFSLVYMAILAIPVAAFVLYRTPWGLSVRMVGENPRAADSAGVSVIATRFQAVILGGALMGLAGAFLTMAQFNAFTFGVVSGRGWVAIALVVFGRWDPWRSAGAALLFAFVDALQLRMQASGLGHIPYEAFLMLPFILTIVAMAFMSRNAVAPSALLKPFRREER
- a CDS encoding ABC transporter permease, which produces MFRLEARSSTPVWFNFALPLLAIAAALVLCSGLIAVAGAGVIEAYGVMLSASLGDSYAITETLVRAAPMIFTGLAVAVAFRAKFWNIGAEGQLLAGAVASCAVGAIPMPGTLAMLLMAIVGAAAGALVALVPATLRVKFKVDDVVSSLLLNSVIYYALMALIEGPWKDSFSGYPISPPIEDSANFPVLIEGTRLHLGVVVALIAAPLCWFLIARTTLGFRIRVTGENPEAARYGGINAQRVLLSTALLSGALAGLAGVGEVGGVHFQVMSDISPGYGYSGIVVAMLARLNPLGVVPAAIFLAAVMTGAEAMSRATGVPAFLSDVIQGTALLAMLVALLFTAYRIRRVGASA